Part of the Cyprinus carpio isolate SPL01 chromosome A23, ASM1834038v1, whole genome shotgun sequence genome, GGCCAGTTTGCCAATGTGACTAAGCAGAGCTTCTGTGACCTCATATGTTCCTGAGGGAATACACAGGTTGAACTGAATGCAGAGCGCTGCTCAACCTCCCCTTTGACTTTTCTTGAACTTGAACTTTTGGAAATCTGGAGCAAAACACTCACCTTCTTTACAGCTTTCGTGAACAACCTGCAAAGGTGAAATGATATGCACAAATCAGAATACCgtaatacagtatgtgtgtgtgtgcatagaaCAAATTGGAATCATGTTTTCTATTGCTCTTTTTGGATCGTGTACTTAGATTGCACCAATAAGTGGTGACTTTTCCAGATCCAAATCCAGTCTGATATCAGATTCTGAAAGCTGTGTTTATATGAACCCTAAATGCAATCTGATTCACATATTAATTTACATGTGCACTACATGTTTTCATGTACTCTGTGCTCCGAACCAGTGAAAGCCAgtgcattaatgtaaataaatcaaatatatagtaaatattcaGTATCCTCCACTGACCAAATCGTAAGGCATAAATTAACACATGCACATCCATAAGTAATTTTTTATACAACTAAGGAAAATGGATTTATTCATATGGaaggttatttaaaataaaaataaaaatgaaagttgcaTTTCCATTTACACCAAAAATGTGCCATTACAAACCATCAGTGCATCAAAGAAGTCCTCAGCCAGCTTTATCATAGCCTCATTTCTTGAAGACCCTGCCTCCACCCACAGCTTTCTGGCCTTTTCGAACCACTGGACcatgtaaacatacattttaagcaataaaaacattattctccTTCACCAAAACAGACATAGAAAGAACAGAAACATTGATTATACACTTATCTTTTTGACAAATCCCTGGGCGATCATTACAGATATCCCTGCACCCCCTGGAAACACCAGCATCTCACCATATTTGTGCAAAACGTTAAGCACCAGACAAGCATTGTCCACATTTCCAAGATCCACTTCCTGCAAGAACATATAAACAACAACAGTACATATAAATCCAGTGAAGAGGTCAATACAGTTAAGTCATGTATGCAATGTCAAATACATAACTAACCCTGAGGAAAAGCTTATCCAGCTTGGTCATGAATTGTCTGGAACATGTTCTTGTGGTTTCCTCCTTGCTTTCATTTTGTAAGAATTTTTCTAGATCTTGAAAATGATTGTGTTTGAAAGCCTCATCCACCAGTTTCTCCACCTAAGCAAAACAATATAAAGTGAACTTTGTGGTATTATGCATAAATGAACAAAAAGCATCTCCTATAATTACGGAAGACAAAAGCATTTCAGAGGTGAGAATTTAAATCCATTTCCccagaaataaaagcatgaagtAAACAGCTCTGTAGAGTTTAATTCTCACCCGGTGCTCCTGCAAAGGTGCCATGATGCACAGACGATGACCTGTTTTAAATGCTGAAGACATTAAATATGAACTCATAAATATGAATCTCAGATGCAGATAATTCAAGGAAAACACAATTCCGGGAAAGACGAGGactcagatgtttttaaaatgtctaaatgtcagTCCCCATATTTCTcagaaattgaattaaataaaaataaataaataaaagtaacaaaatggattttttttatgcgATGTATTAACTTAAATTCAATATTACTCAAACTGCACTGTTAGTGGATTTGTAGTTAATAAACTACAGCATAGGAAGCAAAATTGCTGTCGcacaaaacagcaaaataatagacgaaaccataaatattaatgctgaaggcgattatactttatttaattattatattaagtcGTAGCTATGGCTGTTGGCCAAGTGTTCAGATCTTACCTCAGATTATGACTGACGCTTCAACGGCCTTCAGGAGCAACTTTtacatactttttattattaa contains:
- the LOC109093707 gene encoding synaptonemal complex protein 2-like, which translates into the protein MAPLQEHRVEKLVDEAFKHNHFQDLEKFLQNESKEETTRTCSRQFMTKLDKLFLREVDLGNVDNACLVLNVLHKYGEMLVFPGGAGISVMIAQGFVKKMVQWFEKARKLWVEAGSSRNEAMIKLAEDFFDALMVVHESCKEGTYEVTEALLSHIGKLASDAQISIVIQKEAARKLNAILEKIPMELKKKKKILSTQEASSMMNAVASQILRGGDYDLQVSLMEALCRMASPAQRNQLADSWFTMTFVSSAFKKIKDSQFETDCRKFLNMVNGMQGDGRSVYSYPCLEAFFFGE